The stretch of DNA CCTGCTGGCTGGCTAACTGGTTGGCGTAGCCGATTGCCTGCATTTGGCCGCTCGCACCTTGAGCTGAAGACTGCAAGCGTTGCAGCGTTGCTGAGTCGTTTTGCAGGTTCCTTTGTTGCTGATCCAATCCCTTAAAAAGCGCATCGTTGGCCTTCTTCTGCGACTCGCTCCCGAGCTGCCCGACCTGCCCCATCGCTGCCCATTGGGCGGCCGTGCATCCTGCCGACGAGAAACACGGAGAGTATTTGTAGTAGCTCACATCCTGGAACTTTCCCAGGTAGCTATCGAGGCTGCCGAGCTGGTTCTTGTAGTAATCCAGCGTATTGACGGCATTCATCAAACCGTTGATAGTCGATTGGGCTTGATCCCAGATATAGGCGGCTGGTGCCGCCGTGTTTTGAATCATGTTCTCGTACTGCTGCAACTGCGTTTGATATTGCAAAATCTGCTTGAGTGTCTGCGCAACTGATTCTTGCGCCGACAAAATATTTTGAGTCAAATTTCCACCGTCGATGACGGGGATTCCAGCATGCGCCGGAATCGATATACCACCGGCAAGGGTCAGTACCAGGGCAAGAGTTGCGGTTACTTTCGTCTTTCTCATATCAAAACTCCTTTGGTTTTAGCGGCTAAAAATTCACTGGTCAGTCTTTGGCATGACCACGGCACGCATGGCCTCGTGCATCTTGTCCTGCGTATCCTCGATCTTGGAAAGCAGGGCGCGAATGGTGGATTCGCCGAATCGTGCGGTTCGCGGGTCGTCGGTCAGCCAGAGTTTCAGCAGACCACCAAGGCGGCCAAGGTCGCCATTGATACGCGCCAGTTCCTCCACGCGCTTGTGATCCAGAATTCCACGCACCCGGTAGCCCATACCCACATTCAATAGGTAGGTGGACAGGCTCAAGCCTGTGGCCTTGGCGTTCACCTCGATCTGATTTCGTTCTTCGGGAAGGCAATACACCTTGATTGGTGGGCTGCATTTCCGTGTCGCTTTGTCGGTTTTTTCCATCGTTCCGCCTTTCTTTTGACGGCGGTAGCCGTCTGCCTCGCAGAGCAGGATGCCCGTTGAGCACGTAGTGCGAATAAGGGCCAGTGAAGAAGGACAACCCGCTTGCGGGTGGGCCTACTTCACATATCCTGCCCCGTACTTCACCGTGCTTTCCGCACTGACTCACCATCACGGCATCGAACAGCCCCTTGCCTTTAAGCATTCTTCTTTCGATTGAAAGAAGGAAGACGGGAGAAACAACGCCATGAACGATGTTGCGCATGGTTTTGATGGATGCAATTTCGGCAATTGAACGAAGCAGGATCATTTGCTTGTCCACTTTTGCGACCTACCAGGCCGAGCGGGAAGCAAGACCCGGGCATAACGGCGAAACGTCTGATATGTGTACGAGATACGCCCCTCGTCACGGAGCGTTTCCCAAATCGACAGCAGCGAATAACCATCATCGACAGCTTTTGAAACATCGCCACGAACCAATATGAATGCCGCGCGATTTCTATCATTTCGACCAGCGCTGTTTTTCAATGTGCTATCGGCGATCCGCTCGGATAGGCTTTTCATGGGATCAGACCTCATAGCCATGCGACTGGAACACTTGAGCCATATTCGAACCTTCCCAGCTTCCCGGCCGACTTATGACCATTGCAGCGTCCTCGGCCAGCATGGCAAGTAGCTTCGATACGGTCAGTTCCCCGTGGCTTGTAAAACCTTTCTGGCGTCGATGTTCATCGGTGCAGCGCACGGCCAATGCGCGAAGATTTGAAACCGTTTCTTCACTCACTTGGATGACGATTCGCTTCATTGTTTTTTTCTCCGATGCTGAGGTCGCCGTCCAATAGCGCGGCAACGTCCTTGGTTTGGAAATACATCCGCCGCCCGATATAGACCTTGCGATGATTCATCTCGTGTGCCCACGCGTCCTTTGGCTTGAGTAATGCCATTCGCAATCCCTCTGGTTTTCGGCTCAGAGTCGTGGCGACTTGTTCGAGCGTCATGACCACCCCGTATTGCTCTATAAGAATCTCGAATGTCGAATTCACATGCTTGGCCTAATGCTGATTGACTGAAGCTCATGTATGAATTCTTGGGCAGACAGGGGTAAGATGTCAGTGTGAAAAACATCGAGTTTTCTTACTAGGACGAATTGCCCTATGGCCCGACCAACACGCACCACGACTGAACAACTACGTGGCGGAATGCGAGCAGTGGCACTCATGCGCGAGCTGGCCAAGCGAGTCGGAGCGGAGAACCCCCATCAGTTCGCCGGATGGTTTGATGAACGTACCGGCATGGATACGCAGGCGTCAGGAAAATGGCGCCTGAATTTCAGTGGCGACCGGCCACTTTCCCCTCAACAGCTTCAATTGCTGTCGCGCCTTGATGGCGACGTAGCGCAACTGCACCGCAATGGACCCGCCGACATATGGCGTGCACTGTGGGGCGATGTCCACGAGTTATGGGCGCTGTCCCGCAGGCGCTTTTGCATCCATGGCTCAACACTGGATGACCGTATATGGTCAGCAATTGAGGACGAATTCGCTGACGAAATTTCCTTCGGTTCCACGCTCCGGGAATTCGAGGGTGACTTATTGCTAGCCGACGCCTATCGCGAACCGCTCGCGCTTCGTCACTTGACCGAAGCCATCGCCCTCTACAGGTTGCACCAGCACATGAACAGCATTGCTCCGTCCGACGTGGATGGTGTCGGCGCGTATCGATGCGTGCGCATGTGCTTGGAAGATGCGGCGGTGCGAAGTGAATTAGGCCGCCTGGGCATTGGTGACCTACTGGCAGGCCATTTAGCTGATATGGAACTTG from Bordetella sp. FB-8 encodes:
- the trbJ gene encoding P-type conjugative transfer protein TrbJ: MRKTKVTATLALVLTLAGGISIPAHAGIPVIDGGNLTQNILSAQESVAQTLKQILQYQTQLQQYENMIQNTAAPAAYIWDQAQSTINGLMNAVNTLDYYKNQLGSLDSYLGKFQDVSYYKYSPCFSSAGCTAAQWAAMGQVGQLGSESQKKANDALFKGLDQQQRNLQNDSATLQRLQSSAQGASGQMQAIGYANQLASQQANQLLQIRGLLIAQQNAVATKMQADADKEAQQATAHATSTESRIDKTNSPKNWLELNR
- the traJ gene encoding conjugal transfer transcriptional regulator TraJ, with the translated sequence MEKTDKATRKCSPPIKVYCLPEERNQIEVNAKATGLSLSTYLLNVGMGYRVRGILDHKRVEELARINGDLGRLGGLLKLWLTDDPRTARFGESTIRALLSKIEDTQDKMHEAMRAVVMPKTDQ
- a CDS encoding TraK family protein, which produces MKSLSERIADSTLKNSAGRNDRNRAAFILVRGDVSKAVDDGYSLLSIWETLRDEGRISYTYQTFRRYARVLLPARPGRSQKWTSK